AGCGCCGAGCTCTTCTCAGGCTGGACCGCAGCAGGCCTGTAGCAAATACAAGATTTAATGCTAGCAGAGCAGCTGCTTTGTTGTGCTGGGCTGTTGAATCTGAGCTGTTTGAGTTCTAGTGATCACGGTGTGTGCGTGATGAGTGTGTTGATTGGGTTTTAGTTTTAGTGCTGTTTATATTGTGGCTTTACATTAGAATTAGATCGATGTAGATATAaggttaaaggaatagtccaaGGTTCAGTACAAGCTCATTCAAAAGCATATGTGTCATGCTgtggtttattacaaaaaaaatttctaTTTGTCcctcttttttccaaaaaaagaaaaaaaaaaggcacttaCAATGGTAGTAAATAGGGCTaatctatacattttaaaatactcacaGTTCCAATAGTATAGctacaaaacaaacattattattcatgttaactTGATTCTAGTGTGGGCTGTGGACAAAAAAACTGTGTGCAAATCTTTTCTGTACAACGTTATATCCAACTCTGTTGCTAGgataacataaaggctaaaatgactgtaaaagattttaataacttttaagcTGAAATACACACGTTTTATTAGAACAATTAATGGAAGACTTTTATAAAGTGATAAGCTTAATATTCTATAAAAATTggcccattcacttccattgcaaGTACCTTACCAAAACTTcagtttttgctttttaaaagaaaatgaagcatgagacaaattagtttttgtggcattcaacattatgccacaaatgctgttgattgaACTTAACTTTtattgaacccagaatattctTTTAACCTGATGGAGGCCAAGCATCTGGTAAGTTGTTGAGTTAGGCTTATGCCTAGAAAGGGTCTAGGACTGTATGAGGTTGTGTGTATGTGGACCATGGGCTCGGAGTCTGTAGCTGCGCTGTGCCTTTGCAGAAGAAGCCCCCACGTGAGAATGTACACCGACAGCTGAGCACCAGCTCCTCTGGCAGTCTCTCCCCTGGATCCGCCAAACATTCCTGCAAGCAAGACTGGAAGTATATTGCTTCCGAGAAAACCACCAGTACGTTTGCATCTTTAAATTCTCTAGATAATCAAGACACTTTTTCTGCAGTCCCTTAAAGtcatctttctctttctttccccaCAGACAATACATATCTGTGTCTGGCTGTGTTGAATGGAGTGCTGTGTGTGATCATTCTCCATGGGCGCAGCAGTCCCCAGGCCTCACCCTCGGCAACACCTTGTCTGACCAAAAGCCTGAGTTTTGAGGGCCAGCCACTGGAAGAGGAACCGGACAAGCTGCTGGCACCCATGCACTATGCTCGCTCTGGCCTTGGCATTGCTTCTCTGAACGGCCGACTCATCGCCGCAGGTAAGTGGCTATCACAAATTCCATAGAAACACCTGTCTCTCTTGCTTTCATTGAGTAACTCTATCCGATCCGTTATTCAGGTGGCTACAATCGGGAGGAGTGCTTGAGGACTGTGGAATGTTACGACATGAAGACCGACAGCTGGAGTTTCATTGCTCCAATGAGGACTCCACGCGCTCGATTTCAGATGGCCGTGCTCATGGTTTGTACATGGTTAAATGGGTGTTAAGTACAGCCTTCAAAGGCATGGTAAAACAAACTGTTGTTGTTATCCAATCAGGGTCAGCTTTATGTGATGGGTGGGTCCAATGGCCATTCAGATGAACTAAGTTGTGGGGAGACGTACAACCCTAGTGCTGACGAGTGGACTCAAGTTCCTGAGCTCAGGACCAATCGTTGCAATGCAGGTAAAAACTTGACttgtagcattttaaaatgattgtttttagaTGAAATACTATATCCTTTTAATGTCAGCCTTATTTCGGTTATAGGCCATAACATAAAATATCAATTTCTATCAGAATCTGTGCATTCCTTGAAATCAATTTTAAATATGTCTGTCCAACAAAGAGAATACTGTAGCTTTATATTTATCTTATATTAACTGCTTGTTTGACTTTCCTCAGGTGTCTGCGCTCTGAACAACAAGTTGTATGTAGTTGGGGGATCAGATCCATGTGGACAGAAAGGTCTGAAGAATTGTGACGTTTTTGACCCTGTGAGCAAGGCCTGGACCAGCTGTGCCCCTTTAAACATCAGTAAGTCACgttgacattacaaaatattactataattGCTTCCACAGAGGTTTTGGGCACATAAGGGATCACAGCTTAATCGTACAGCAGGGATTACAATGATAAAAAGCCAGATGGATCTGCAGATACTGTTCTCAACATTATTTTTGCGCATTTACAGAGAGGCATCAGGCTGCTGTGTGCGAGCTGGATGGCTTTATGTATGTGATCGGTGGAGCAGAGTCTTGGAACTGTCTGAACAGTGTAGAATGCTACAATCCAGAAAACAACATTTGGACCCTTGTTGCCCCAATGAACATAGCCCGCAGAGGAGCTGGAGTGGCCGTCCATGAAGGTAAGCGAAGGACAAAATGCTGGGATGCTAACATGCAGCTTGTAGAAGAAGCTAACCAATGTTCGTCTTTCTCAGGTAAACTGTTTGTGGTGGGTGGCTTTGATGGCTCTCATGCCCTGCATTGCGTTGAAATGTACGACCCTGCCCACAACGAATGGAGGATGCTGGGGAGCATGAATTCACCACGCAGCAATGCTGGTGCAGCCGTGCTCGGTGACATCATCTATGCCGTTGGTGGTTTCGATGGAAACGACTTCCTCAACTCAGTTGAGGCCTACAGCCCTAAAACCGACGAGTGGAGCCCCTGTGCAGATGCCTTCACCAATTCTTAAAAGCCAGGGGCCAGGGAACCAATGGGGGTGGGGGGTTATCTCACTCAAACTAACAGGCTTAGTGACGTAATCGTGCTTTGTGATGTCCTGTATGTATGCGGGAGGGAGGACGGGTGGGTTTTTGAGGCATCAAGGGGTAGGTTCTTCTTTACAGGGGTCACCCATGAGGATGACTTTTCTTACAGTGTTTGGGAGGAGGTGGGTGGGGGTGGTCTGTTGGGGGTTGTCAAAAGCAACATTAAGCCTTTGCATATTGCAtactttatttttgttgttgtatatagtgtttcttttttccattttaaggATGCCAACATTTATTGTACTTACTGAGGGTACTTTTTTGAGTTGAGTAGTTTTGAATTTCACCATTTTCAGCAAGTTGAAGACCGCATTGATTGGTTGAACCCATTAAGGAAGTGATTCAGCTTGAATGTTTGCTTTAtaggtttatttttaatattgttagcTCACTTAATTTGAAGTTCCATGCTTATACAAAGCcttattttacaaaacattcaaaCACATGGCTTTCCTTTTTGTATCATTAGCCATGACAGTAGGATTACTGTACCAATCTTTAAAGATggcctttttttaatatttttgatataCTGTAAAGTAACCAATAGATCAATGGATGAGCTAGCAGACACACAACACCCATGAGGTTAATCAACTTTAATCGGTGCCAGTTTAGCTACACTCACATGAATATAATCGGCCATGCTTTAGTGCTTCTGCTCATTAGATCttgttacaaatttttttttgttttttgaccgATTCAAGGAAGCGAGGTGATGCTCATTTCCTTCTCAgaccattttatttttcatgtgctTAGCATTTggaagcaaaaaaattaaaatttggctCCATGGTTTTGTTTTTCTCAAATTTAATAGGGGGAGGAAATTATGTACTACATTTCTTATGAGCTGATATTTAGTAATTAATAAACCATTTGAATCTGTAAAAGTATCTGTTTGTGTGTCAGCATTGTATTGAGTATGTGTCATTTAACTTGATTGTGTATTCTTGAACGGAATTCTTTTTTGATTATATCAAATGTTACATTATTCTGGTGGGATAACACCAATATACATAAGTGAATTTAGGATCAGAAGAAGGGAAACAAGGCAAAAGAAAATGTGAATTTACAGATCTTTCCTTCTGTGCCGTTAGCTATGATGCTGGATTACTGTATTTTATGATCCAGTGGATAGTTTATTATAAGTGCATTTATTACACTGGTTGATTCATATCCAACAATTCCTCATCCTCACTCCATTCACAAATACTAACAGGTCTTAATCCCAGACTAATCATGTCAGTTGTGCTGTCAGAAAGTAGGCCAAAAGCCACACAAGCTCAAGGTCTACCGGAAGGATTACAGGTCTTTTCTGGCACTGAATATCCATTGGACTTGGTCATGAAGTCACTGCAGGGAACTGGTACTTACCTGTGATTTCTGTGAGATAAGGAGGACGGATGAGGAACTCATAACATGTTAAATGTATACCGAAAGAACTACATGATACATATGAGTTTTTGAATTCTGCTGGGCTGAattttccaattttatttttttatttaaatgtaatcacGGGCTAGAAGGGCCGTTATAGTTTGCACATGCGAGTTTCCTGCTTCTCGCGCATGatgctgtattttaaaaacgcggcaacttaaaataatgaaaaaaaaaacatgtctctaGACCTTGCAGGGTGTTACcttattccttttttttaatgtttatatgttCACATACAATTTGGTCATTTACTGTAGTGTCTCACGTTCGTACAttttagttcatccaaaaatgaaaaatcattcattaattactctccttcatgtcgttccaaaacatGAGACCTTATcccatcttcggaacacaaattaagatattttttatgaaatccgagagctttctgaccttgcATAAACAGCAATTCAACTCACACGTTCCAGGCCAAGAAAGGtaatgtagtaaggacatcgttaaaataaaCCAAGTGACATCAGTGGGtcaaccttaatgttatgaagctgcgagaatactttttgtgttctCTTTTCCATCTACATGGAATTAAAGAGTAAAAAACTttgcaaaattatttaaatactgtgATCATGTCTTTTGACCTCAGTGATCTATGAACACAGCTCTTATCTTGCTAATGTCATTGAGCTTTGGAGTAATCTTGGACATTCACTGTTCCCATAATCTCATATGGCCCTCAAACTGTGATGTCACAGTGCTACTTTACAAACCAGAAACCCAAATGAATATACTCaggttatacagtattgttcaaaataatagcagtacaatgtgactaaccagaataatcaaggtttttcgtatatttttttattgctacgtggcaaacaagttaccagtaggttcagtagattctcagaaaacaaatgagacccagcattcatgatatgcacgctcttaaggctgtgcaattgggcaattagttgaattagttgaaaggggtgtgttcaaaaaaatagcagtgtggcattcaatcactgaggtcatcaattttgtgaagaaacaggtgtaaatcaggtggcccctatttaaggatgaagccaacacttgttgaacatgcatttgaaagctgaggaaaatgggtcgttcaagacattgttcagaagaacagcgtactttgattaaaaagttgattagagaggggaaaacctataaagaggtgcaaaaaatgataggctgttcagctaaaatgatctccaatgccttaaaatggagagcaaaaccagagagacgtggaagaaaacggaagacaaccatcaaaatggatagaagaataaccagaatggcaaaggctcagccaatgatcacctccaggatgatcaaagacagtctggagttacctgtaagtactgtgacagttagaagacgtctgtgtgaagctaatctattttcaagaatcccccgcaaagtccctctgttaaaaaaaaggcatatgcagaagaggttacaatttgccaaagaacacatcaactggcctaaagagaaatggaggaacattttgtggactgatgagagtaaaattgttctttttgggtccaagggccacaggcagtttgtgagacgacccccaaactctgaattcaagccacagtacacagtgaagacagtgaagcatggaggtgcaagcatcatgatatgggcatgtttctcctactatggtgttgggcctatttatcgcataccagggatcatggatcagtttgcatatgttaaaatacttgaagaggtcatgttgccctatgctgaagaggacatgcccttgaaatggttgtttcaacaagacaatgacccaaaacacactagtaaatgggcaaagtcttggttccaaaccaacaaaattaatgttatggagtggccagcccaatctccagaccttaatccaattgagaacttgtggggtgatatcaaaaatgctgtttctgaagcaaaaccaagaaatgtgaatgaattgtggaatgttgttaaagaatcatggagtggaataacagctgagaggtgccacaagttggttgactccatgccacacagatgtcaagcagttttaaaaaactgtggtcgtacaactaaatattagtttagtgattcacaggattgctaaatcccagaaaaaaaaaatgtttgtacaaaatagttttgagtttgtacagtcaaaggtagacactgctatttttttgaacacacccctttcaactaattgcccaattgcacagccttaagagtgtgcatatcatgaatgctgggtcttgtttgttttctgacaatctactgaacctactggtaacttgtttgccacgtagcaataaaaaatatactaaaaaccttgattattctggttagtcacattgtactgctattattttgaacaaaactgtatgtgGCAAAAAAGAACGAGAAGTCATTGATGCTCAAATGTTTTAATCAAAATCCAAATATAtataaaggaaaatatatattctttttgaactattcacaatttaataaaaataaaacattttatgcatAGATACCGTTTCAcatgaaatcagaaaatatgaataaaaaataaagaaaaactgagGATCATGTTGGTGATGGTATTTCATATGCAGTGACAGAACTAAGATCGACGAGAATAAATCAATTACAGCAGCTTATCAGACTTAAACAGTGTAAGTCACATAATAACCTTATTTGGTGACTAAATGTACCTTCTCAGAATCATGGAACAAATAAGTGGATTTCAGGATAGTTTCCAAAAGTGTGGCTAGACTGACGCCCAGGAAAATTGGCTTTTAACACGTGACTCACTGTCGCTACTTACT
The sequence above is a segment of the Carassius gibelio isolate Cgi1373 ecotype wild population from Czech Republic chromosome A20, carGib1.2-hapl.c, whole genome shotgun sequence genome. Coding sequences within it:
- the LOC127938378 gene encoding influenza virus NS1A-binding protein homolog A isoform X1: MIPNGYLIFEDESFLDSTVAKMNALRKNGQFCDVRLQVCGHELMAHRAVLACCSPYLFEIFNGDLEPHGISHVKFEDLDPKAVEILLNYAYTAQLKADKELVKEVYSAAKRLKMDRVKQICADYLLSKMDSQSAISYRNFASCMGDGRLLGKIDSYIQEHLLDVSEQEDFLKLPRLKLEVMLEDNLTLPSNGKLYSKVIGWVQRSLWENGEPLERLMEEVQMVYYSANHKLLDGSLLDGQAEEFGTEDDHIQFVQKKPPRENVHRQLSTSSSGSLSPGSAKHSCKQDWKYIASEKTTNNTYLCLAVLNGVLCVIILHGRSSPQASPSATPCLTKSLSFEGQPLEEEPDKLLAPMHYARSGLGIASLNGRLIAAGGYNREECLRTVECYDMKTDSWSFIAPMRTPRARFQMAVLMGQLYVMGGSNGHSDELSCGETYNPSADEWTQVPELRTNRCNAGVCALNNKLYVVGGSDPCGQKGLKNCDVFDPVSKAWTSCAPLNIKRHQAAVCELDGFMYVIGGAESWNCLNSVECYNPENNIWTLVAPMNIARRGAGVAVHEGKRRTKCWDANMQLVEEANQCSSFSGKLFVVGGFDGSHALHCVEMYDPAHNEWRMLGSMNSPRSNAGAAVLGDIIYAVGGFDGNDFLNSVEAYSPKTDEWSPCADAFTNS
- the LOC127938378 gene encoding influenza virus NS1A-binding protein homolog A isoform X2, whose translation is MIPNGYLIFEDESFLDSTVAKMNALRKNGQFCDVRLQVCGHELMAHRAVLACCSPYLFEIFNGDLEPHGISHVKFEDLDPKAVEILLNYAYTAQLKADKELVKEVYSAAKRLKMDRVKQICADYLLSKMDSQSAISYRNFASCMGDGRLLGKIDSYIQEHLLDVSEQEDFLKLPRLKLEVMLEDNLTLPSNGKLYSKVIGWVQRSLWENGEPLERLMEEVQMVYYSANHKLLDGSLLDGQAEEFGTEDDHIQFVQKKPPRENVHRQLSTSSSGSLSPGSAKHSCKQDWKYIASEKTTNNTYLCLAVLNGVLCVIILHGRSSPQASPSATPCLTKSLSFEGQPLEEEPDKLLAPMHYARSGLGIASLNGRLIAAGGYNREECLRTVECYDMKTDSWSFIAPMRTPRARFQMAVLMGQLYVMGGSNGHSDELSCGETYNPSADEWTQVPELRTNRCNAGVCALNNKLYVVGGSDPCGQKGLKNCDVFDPVSKAWTSCAPLNIKRHQAAVCELDGFMYVIGGAESWNCLNSVECYNPENNIWTLVAPMNIARRGAGVAVHEGKLFVVGGFDGSHALHCVEMYDPAHNEWRMLGSMNSPRSNAGAAVLGDIIYAVGGFDGNDFLNSVEAYSPKTDEWSPCADAFTNS